DNA from Asanoa sp. WMMD1127:
GGTGCGGATGGCCGACGTCGCCGCGGCGGCCGGGGTGAGCCGCCAGACCGTCTACAACGAGTTCGGTGACAAGAGCGGCCTGGCCGACGCGCTGGCCGCCGCGGAGATCGACCGGTTCCTCGACGCGGTGCGCGCGGCGCTGCGCGGCCACGGCACCGATATCCGGGCCGCCGCGCGGGCCGCCATCGGCGTGACCCTCGACGACGCCGCCGACAACCTGCTGATCAAGAGCATCGTGCGCGGCGGCGAGGACCAGCCCGACCCCCTGCTGCCCTATCTGACGACGCGGCCGCAGCTGATCCTCGAGGCGACGGTCGCCGTGCTGCACGAGTGGGCGTCGACGCTGCCCGGCTATCGCGCGGACCAGCTCGAGATCGTCTTCGACTCGATCGTGCGCCTGGTGATCAGCCACCTGACGTACCCGACGGCCTCGCCCCAGCAGAGCGCCAACGACCTCGCCGACCTCCTGGCCAGGATGGTCAGCGCGGCGGGGCGGTGAGACCCGGGGCGGCGGGCGCGGTCCCGGCCGCGCCCGCCGCCGTCGGTCACGGCAGGTCGATCGGGCGCAGCACGCGATCGATGCCGTGGGCGATCTGCCGGTTGCCCTTGTTGATGTCGAACCGGTTGACGCGCGGGTCCCGGTCGCTGCGGTCGGCGTCGACCAGCTTGACCCGCTTCCACCAGTAGCCGTACACGTCGACCTTGATGGGGGCGCCCGCCGCCGTCGTCAACGTCGCGCCGTCCGCCTTCAGCGCCGCCCTGCGGTCGATCGTGGCGCCCGGCACCACGTGGTAGAGCAGCACCGACTCCACGGTGTCGATGCCGAGTCCGGCCACCGCGGTGAACGACGCCCGCTCGCTGGGCAACCGCTTGGTGTGCTGCAGGTCGGCGACCAGCGTCTGGAAGGCACGGTCGTTCGGGATGAACGCGGTCAGCGCGGTCCCGCCGTCGGCGAGCACGCCGACCGCGCTGGCCGGCTTGGCCGCGAGCACGGCCTGCACCGCGGCGGTCAGGATGTCGTAGTCGCTGCCGTTGCGGTCGAACCCGCTCTGGTCCGCGGTCAGCACCGCGGCGAGCGACCTGGTGCCCAACGGCTTCGTCCTGCCGTGTGCGTCGGCCGGTGCGGCGGCGAGAGCGGAGATGACGATCGCGGCGGACGCCACGGCCGCGGCTCGCCTGCCGAGTCGGATGAACCTCATCGTCGGGGTGTCCCTTCCGAGTACGGGGGTGGTCACCCCTTCCTTCGGGCGGGCCGCCCGCGCCGGATGCACCTAATAGGTCAGTGTTCCGCGCAGCAGGCTGCGGCCGGAGTGCGCGGCGTCGCCGTCGTGCGGCTCGTCGCTGACGTCGACCAGGCGGTAGCGGTTGAGGTCGACGCCGGGCGGGACGGTGAGCAACGCGTCCGGCCTGTCGGACAGGTTGCCGACCGCGACCATGCGGGTGGGTTCGTCGGGGTCGATCAGCCAGACCTCGTGGAAGCCGGTGGTCAGCGGCAGGTGCCGCACCTCGATGCGCATCTCGCCGGCGGACAGGACCTGCACGGTGCCGCCCGCGGTGGCCGGCACGGTCGGCAGCGGGGACAGGGTCGCCCGCGCCGTCACCCGCTCGGCCGGGGCGCGGGACACGAAGCGGTCAACGGCGACCGTGCCGGCGACCGCGAGGACGGCGGCCGCGGCCGCGGCGAGTGCCGGCATCAGCCAGCGCGGCCGCGAACGCCGCGACGGCTCGGCGACGTGGGTGATCGCCGGTGACGCGGGGGTCAGATCGGCCTCGATGCGCTGCCAGATGCGCTCGGGCGGCGGCGGCAGGTCGCGCAGGTCCTGGCTTTCCACGCCCAGTTCGGCGACCGTACGCAAGGACTCGAGCTCGTGCCGGCAGACCGCGCACGTCGTCAGGTGGTCGAGCTCGGACGGCGCCTCGGTCTGCTCAGCGAGCGCGAGTAGAACCAGCCGATCGGGATCCAGATGCTGCACCGTCCACCTCCCAACGGCGTCGCAGGTTGGCCAGGCCACGGCGGATGTGGCTCTTCACCGTACCGAGGGGAAGTCCGGTCACCGCCGCTATCTGCGGGTGGGTGAGGTCGTCGAAGAAGGCCAGCTCCAGCGTGCGCCGCTGCTCGGCGGGCAGCCGGCCCAGCTCGTCGGCCACGAGCAGCCGGTCGACGATGCGCTCCGGGAGCTCGGGCTGCTCCGGCGGGGCGAGCTGCGCGCGTACCGTTTCGGCGACCCGGTCGTCGCGCACCGCCGCCCGGATCCGGTCGATCGCTTTGCGCCGGGCGATCCCCAGCAACCAGCCCAGCAATGTGCCGCGCTGCGGGTCGAACGAGTCCCGCCCCGACCACGCCGCCACGAACGTCAGCTGGGTGACGTCCTCGGCGTCGGCCCGGTTCCGCAGGAGGCGCTGGGCGAGGTAGAGCACCGCGGCGCCATGCCGTTCGTACGCCGTGCGCAGCGCCTTCTCGTCGCCCGCACGCAGCCGCTCGGCGAGCTCGTCGTCGGTGAACATCGACCTCCTCCCGGGCCTGTCGCGGGGGCGTGAGGGGCCGGCGGCGCCTCGGCTCTGGGCCAGGACGCCGCCGGCTGAACAGTGGACCTACCTCGGTTGTGCCCACCGCCGGCCGTGGGGAGCCACGGTGTTCCCTACGACACTGACCGACCCACCGTCGAGAAGCAACGTGTTGCGTCGATTCTGGGACGGTGCCGAAGCGCGAATGGCGCATGATCTCCCAGCCTCGGCGAGGTTTGAAGTGGGAAGCCGCGTGAAGTGAGCGGATTGCGTCGATATCTTATACGGTTACGACGATGACGATGCGGCCGATGTTCCTCAGGCGGGTTACCGGCAACGTGCCCCGCCGGGTCGACGCGGTCCGCAGCGACCAGAAGCACACCCTCGACCCGGGCGCGACGGCGGTGGTCATCGGAGGCGGCATCGCCGGTGTCACCGCGGCGCTGACATTGGCCGAACGCGGCATGGCGGTGACCCTGCTCGAGCGCGGCAACCGACTGGGCGGCCGGCTGACGACGTGGCCGGTGCGGCTGAGCGACGGCACGTCGCAGGTGGTGGAACACGGCTTTCACGGTTTCTTCCGCCAGTACTACAACCTGCGGAACGTACTGCGTCGCATCGATCCGGAGTTGGGTTTCCTGCGGCCCCTCGGTCGCTATCCGGTCAACTCCCGGCAATGGCCCGAGGAGGACTTCGCCGGCCTGTTCGGCATGCCGCCGGCGAACCTGCTGGCGCTGCTGGTGCGGTCGCCCAGCCTGCGGTTGCGCGAGTTGCGGCGGATGGACAGCAAAGCCGCCCTGCCCATGCTGACGTACGCGAGGACGGAGACCTACCGCGACTTCGACGCGATCTCCGCGGCGGCGTACCTGGACGGCCTCGGCCTGCCACCCCGCGCTCGCGCCATGCTGTTCGACGTCTTCGCCCACTCCTTCTTCAACCTCGAGGCGGAGATGTCGGCCGCCGAAATGATCATGCAGTTCCATTTCTTCTTCCTCCGCAACCCCGAGGGCCTGGAAATGGACGCTCCGGACAGCGACTACGAAACCGCGATCTGGTCTCCGCTGTCGGAGCGGCTGGCCGCGTTGGGCGTCGACGTGCTGCTGGGCTCTCCGGTCGACCGGCTCGAGCCGGGCTGGAAGGTCAGCGTCGTCGGCGGCGCACGGATCTCGGCCGAGCACGTCGTGCTGGCCGTCGATCCCGCCGCCGCGCGGGACATCGTCGCCGCCTCGCCAGACGTCACGCGGACCAGCCCGCCGTTCGCCGAGCGCATCGCGGCGCTGCGCACCGCCCCGCCGTACGCCGTCGACCGCATCTGGTTGGACGGCGACGTCGCCGCGCACCGGGCGCCGTTCACGAGCATCTCGGGCGAGGCCACGCTCGACTCCGTCACGCTCTATCACCGGGCCGAGCGGGAAGCGGGGCAGTGGGCGGCCCGCACCGGTGGAAGCGTGCTCGAGCTGCACGCATATGCCGCGCCACGCCACGTCGACGCCGACACCCTGGCCCGGCGCATGCGCGCGGAGCTCAACGCCATCTGGCCGGAGACGCGGGACCTCGTGGTGCTCGACAGTGAGCACCGGGTCGGGCATGACGCTCCGGCGTTCGGGCTCGGAAGCGACGCCACGCGGCCGGCCGTCAGGACGGATCTGGACGGCCTCTACCTGGCCGGCGACTGGGTGCGGATGCCCTTCCCGTGCGCCCTCATGGAGCGGGCGGCCGCGTCGGGCCTGGTCGCCGCCAACGCGATTCTGGAGCAGCACGGCGTACGCCCCGCGCCCGTCCTGTCAGTTCCCCCGCTCGGATTTCTTGCCAAGCGACGCGGGTGATCAGGTAGTTTGTATGCGACGCCCCTCGTTCGGGGCCCTTGACCTTCGTCGGTCAGCGGCGCGCAGGCTTCTCGACCCGCGCTCAACCGACACCCCCTTGACGTTCGGAGATCCTTCATGGCGGTCCGCCGCCCGCACCACCAGACAACCTTCGCCGAGCTCGGCCTGTCGCCGGCACTCATCGCGCCGCTGGCCGACGCTGGCGTCGTCGCGCCGTTCCCCATCCAGGTCGCGACGATGCCGGACGCCCTGGCCGGCCGGGACGTGCTCGGCCGGGGCCGCACCGGTTCCGGCAAGACCTACGCGTTCGTCCTGCCGCTGCTCCACCGGCTGGCCCAAGCGCCGGTCGGGCGCCGCCCCGGACGACCGCGTGCGCTGATCCTGGCGCCGACCCGGGAGCTCGTCACCCAGATCGAAGCGAGCATCGCCCCGCTGGCCCGCGCGCTGTCGTTGCGCGTGATGACCGTTTTCGGCGGCGTCGGCGCCGGCCCGCAGATCGCCGCCCTGCGCAGGGGCGTCGACATCGTCGTCGCCTGCCCCGGGCGCCTCGACGACCACGTCCGCGGCGGACACGCCCACCTGGACGCGGTCGAGATCACCGTGCTGGACGAGGCCGACCACATGGCCGACCTCGGCTTCCTCCCGGTGGTCAAGCGGCTGCTCGACCGGACCCCCCGAGCCGGCCAGCGCCTGCTGTTCTCCGCGACCCTCGACGCGGCCGTGGACGCCCTGGTCCGTCGCTACCTGACCAACCCGGTGACGCACAGCGTCGACTCGCCGCTGTCGCCGGTCCGGAAGATGACCCACCACGTGCTGCACGTACGGACGGAAGATCGGTTGGCCGTGCTCACCGACCTCACCGCCGCGCCGGGCCGCACGCTGGTCTTCACCCGCACCAAGCGCGGCGCCAAGACCCTGACCCGCCGCCTGGTCGCGGGCGGCGTACCGGCCGTCGAACTGCACGGCGACCTGGGTCAGAACGCCCGGACCCGCAACCTGGCCGCGTTCGCGGACGGCAACGCGCGGACGCTGGTCGCCACCGACATCGCGGCCCGCGGCATCCACGTCGACGACGTGACGCTCGTCATCCACGCCGACCCGCCGGTGGAGCACAAGGCCTACCTGCACCGCTCGGGCCGCACCGCGCGAGCGGGTGCGGCGGGCACGGTGGTCACGCTGATGAACGACAGCCAGGTCAACGACGTGCGCAACCTCACCCGCGAGGCAGGCATCAAGCCGCGGACGACGCGGCTGGGGCCTGGGGATCCGTTGCTGAGCGAGTTGGCGCCGGGTGAGCGGACCTTCGTGGCGCCGTCGCAGTCGCCGGCGCCGGCTTCGGCGTCGGCGGCGGTGGAGCGGCCGGTGCCGCGCCAACGACGGGCATCGGGCCGACGCCCGACCGCCCGCCAGTCCGCGGCTCCTTCGGCGAGCACCTCGAGCGCGGCCAGCTTCTCCAGCCGCACCCGCGTCGGCCGCCGCTGACACCTGGCACCGGCCAACAGCGTCGTCCGGCGCGACCGGCGGTCCCTTCCGGATTCGCGGACATCATTCACCTGGACGGTGGCGACGCGGAAGCCTTCGTGAACTCCGTGATCCTCGAAGCGGAAGCCGAGCTCGAGCGAAAGGCGTGCCGCAAGCACGGCCCTCGGCCTGAACGGCAACGCAGCCACGGCGACGTCGAGCGCCGGCCGGGTCACGGCGAGCACAGGCCGGCTTGGGCTGGAGCGCCGCCGGCCAGGAGGTGGCGGCGGAGTCGGTCGTGTTCCGCGGGCGTTCCGATGGCGGCGCGGTGTTCAGGGTGGGCCGCGTAGTGGCGGATCGCGTCGGCGAGGAACCACGGATGGATGTCCAGGAGCTTGAGCGGGACGACGGCCAGGCCTCGGCTCCGCGTCGGCGACGAGGGCATGGTGGTGAGGTGCAGGACACGGTCGCGCGGGCCTGGCTGACGTGGGTGACCCGGTCGCAGCCCGTCCCAAGGCACGGCGAGAAACCCGATATGACAACGTAGCCGCACTTCTTGGGGTGTGAACACGACGGACGGCAGTCCTAGCCAGAGGATGGCCAGGTGAAAGCCCAGCAGCGCTAGCGCCATCAGCCCGATGAAGATCGTGAAGAAGATGTCGATGACCGTGACCTGCCACTCCGGATCGGTGCCGGATTCCCAAGTGACTCGGCCAATCGACCCGATGGCGGCCGTGTACGCCACCGCCACCACGGCAGGCCACCAGGCGGCCCCTGGCTTCAGCCGAGTCTTGAAGGTGCGATCGCTCTCGTTCACCACGAAAGCGACGGAGCTCGACCGACGTCGTTGCAGGACCGCGAGGCCAATCATCGCGGCCAGGAAAGGCAACCAAGGCAGCAGTCCGACAACCAGCCTGCTCAACGACCCTCGTTCGCCGGAGTAGGTGGCCTGGAACAAGCCCGCCGAGACGGCGACGACAGCCAGGCCAACGGCTGACACCCTACGCACTGCTACGCCTGAGAGCACACGACAATCATCGGGCCAGAGCCCGCCGCTTCCCGTCGTCGGATGATCGGATAAACAGCGGCGTTCGGCGGAGGCAACGGCTACCGTGCCGCCATGCAGGAGCGGTTCGTGGCATCCGGGTCACTGCGGATCTGGACCGAGCGGGTCGGCGATCCCGGGCTTCCGGCCGTCCTGATGGTGATGGGGTCGGCGGCCCAGGGTGTCAGTTGCCCTGATGCGCTGGTTGCCCGCCTGGTCGACCGTGGCGTCCAGGTGATCCGGTTCGATCATCGCGACACCGGCCGCTCCAGCGTCGTCGACTTCGACGCCCACCCGTACACGATCTCGGACCTGGCCCGCGACTGCCTGGCCGTGCTGGACGGTTACGGGCTGGATTCCGCTCACGTGGCGGGGACTTCCTTGGGCGGCATGATCGCGCAGTGGCTCGCGGTGCACGCTCCGGACCGGGTCCGCTCCTTGACGGTGATCTCCAGCTCGCCGATGAGTCATGATCCGAGCGCGGCGTGGGCGCGGGCGCGCGCCGGAGAGCCGGCCGACCCGGCTGACCTGCCGCCGCCGTCGCCAGCCTTCCTGGCGCATGTGTCCGCCGGCCACCCACCAGACGTGGAAGCCGACGTGGAGTTGTTCCGGATCTTCAACGGGCCGGTACGGCCGTTCGACGAACCCGCCGCCCGGACGATGCTGGAGCTGGCGTCGGCACGGGCGACCGACCCGGCGGCCGCGGCCAACCATCACCGGGCGGTGTGGATGGACGAACCCGACCTGCTCGCCCCGCTGTCGTCGATCACCGCGCCAACGTCCATCGTGCACGGAGACCAGGACCCGGTCTATCCGCTGGCCCACGGCGAGGCGCTAGCCGCCGCAATCCCAGGCGCCGTGCTGCACGTCGTACCCGGGATGGGCCATGTCATGACCTCACCCGGCCTCCCCGAGGAAGTGGCCGACCTGATCCGGCTCTGAAGGAACGCGATCTCAATCAGCGGGAGAAACCAGCCCGGGAATTCTTCGCGGTCCGTGCATCCGGACGGTCGTTCTCGATCGAAGGCCTTCACGACAGCTCGGCTATCGAGGAGGACCTCAGCATGACCATCATCCTGCCGCGGCGGGTCGCCGCCGGCGCCGCTGCGACCGTGTTGGCGTTCGGTGCCCTTGCCCTGGGCACCGCGACGCCCGCGTTCGCGGCGGACTCGTCGGTTTCCGTCGTGCACGGCATTCCGGGGCAGCCCGTCGACGTCTACGTCAACGGCGAGAAGACGTTGGAGAACTTCGAGCCCGGCAAGGTCGCGGGCCCGCTGAAGCTGCCGGAGGGCAGTTACGACCTCGCTCTGACGAAGCCGGGCGAGCCGGTGGGACAGGCGATCCTGACCGCCGACGACGCGCAGGTGCCCGGTGGGGCCAACATCAGCATCGTCGCGCACCTCAACGCCGAGGGGGAGCCGGCGATCACTCCGTTCGTCAACGACACGTCCAAGACCGCGGCCGGTCAGGCGCGGCTGATCGTCCGGCACACCGCCGCGGCGCCGGCCGTCGACGTGCGGGCCGGTGGCGAGCCGGTCTTCCGGAACCTGACCAACCCCAAGGAAGCCAAGGCCGACATCGCCGCCGGCACCGTCAACGCCGACGTCGTGCTCGCCGGCGAGTCGGACCCGGTGCTCGGTCCCGCCGATCTCGACCTCGCCGAAGGCACGGCGGCCATCGTCTACGCCATCGGATCGGCCGAACAGAACTCCCTGTCGCTGGTCTCGCAGACCATCGAAGGGCTGCACTCCGCGCCGGACGGCGTGCCCAGCGGCAGCGGCGGGCTCGCCGACACCAGCCTGCCTGGCTGGTGGTACCTGACCCTCGTCGCGGGCGTGCTGCTGCTCGGCGCCGGCGGGTTCCGTTACCTCACCGCCCGCCGGTGACCAACCGCTTCTCGTGGGCGCCGGCGGCGGTGGCCGTCGGCGTCGCACTGCTCGTGGTGGCCGCCGTCGTCGCGTGCGGCGCCCAGCCCGAACCCGACGAAGGCGCCGATCGGGCGAGGTCACTGGCCACCAGCGCGCCGGCGACCCGGGCGACGTCCGCGGTGCCTGTCACCGACGGCGGACTGACCCGCCGTGCGGCGCCTGTCGCGCCGGCCACCATCACCATCGACGCCATCGACGTGTCCGCCACCGTCGAGCCGACCGGGGTCGACCCTCGCACCGGCGACTTCGACGTCCCGCCCAGCGTGGACCAGGTCGGCTGGTACCGCTTCGGCCCCGGGCTGGACGCCACCGCCGGTTCGATCGTCATCGCCGGCCATGTCGACAGCGCCGATCAGGGCAAAGGCGCGTTCTTCCGCCTCGGCCGACTCACCGAGGGCGACACCGTCGTGGTCACCGGCAACGATCGAAAGCCCCGCGAATACACGGTGGTCGCGCGGGAGGAATACCGGAAGACCCGCATCCCACTCGACCGGTACTTCGCCCGGGACGGCGCACCCCGCCTGTCCCTCATCACGTGCGGCGGGCCCTTCGACGAGCGGACGAGACACTACCGCGACAACATCGTCGTCACCGCGGTGCCGGCCTAGGCCGTGTTTCGTAGGGCTCGGAGCCATTGGTTGATGGCCGCGATGGTCAGGGTGGCTTCGTAGCGCACGGCGAGTTTGTCGTACCTGGTCGCCATGGCGCGGTGGTGTTTGAGCTGGTTGATGCCGCACTCGACGGCGTGACGCGCCCGGTAGAGGTGGGGGTCGAAGGCGGGCGGACGCCCGCCTCGGGAGCCCTTGGCCTTACGGTGTTCGTCTTGGTCGGTCTTGCTCGGGATGCAGGCTCGGATGCCGCGGCGGCGCAGGTGGGCGCGGTTGGCTGCGGAGGTGTACGCCTTGTCTGCCAGGACCGTGTCCGGGCGGGTCCGGGGCCGGCCGCCATCGGCGCGCGTGACACGCACTTTGGCCAGCACGGGGATGAACTGAGGGCTGTCGCCGCGTTGGCCGGCGGTGACTATCGCGGCCATTAGTTTGCGGCCCTGCTCGCAGGCCAGATGGGTCTTGGTGGTCCAGCCGCCCCGGGACCGGCCGAGCGCGTGATCTGCCGGCTCGCTCTGCGTTCCGCCGGGCGGCTCCTTCTGCCCGTCACCGTCGCGGCGGGCGCCCGCGGCGTGCTGATGGGCGCGGCTGATGGTCGAGTCCACGCTCACCGTCCAGCCGATCAACCCGGCCGCGTCCGCCCGGGCCTGCAACACCGCCAGAATCTGCGCCCAGACCCCGTCGCGCTGCCAACGGCGGAACCATCGATACAGCGTCTGCCACGGCGGATACACCGCCGGAACGTCTCGCCACGGCGAGCCGGTCCGGACCCGCCACCGGATCCCGTCGATGATCATCCTCATGGTCCATCTGCGGGGCTGATCACGACCGGGTTCCCGCCGGCAGCAGCGGTTCGAGCACCGCCCACTGCACGTCGGTCAGGTCATGTCGCCTCACTGCCGCTACGCTCGGCACGAGGTCTCCGGTGTGAAGTTCTAGCTTGGTCGCTGAACCAACTACCGGAGACCTCTTCAGTTATCGATCACCGACACGCCGCAGCATCGACGCCCTACGAAACACGACCTAGAGCGCGAGACCACCACTTCGCTCCGCGGATCGTGAGGCAGGGACGAGGCGGTGCCGACGATGACGTGTGCCCGCTGCCACGGCTGGTCGTCCGCCAGGAACGGCACCTCCTCGGCCTCCCACTCGTCCCAGAGGCGCAGCGCCTCGTCCGGGTCGCGGTGCAGCTCGGCCATGTCGCGGCTCATGCCTCGCTGTTTGGCCTCGGCGAAGTCGGACTGCACCCAGACAGCGGCATCGACGAGGGGCGCGAGGATTCGGCGGCCGACTCCGACCCCTTCAATGAGCACTGTGGACATCTTGGCGGATACCTCGATGTGACCCGGACGCCGCTCCTTGTCCCATCCGGGCGGTCGATAGTGGACGCTGCGGCCGGCGCGGAGCGGCTCCAGGATCCCGGCGATCATCAGGTCGGCCCAGCCGAAGCGGGAGTGGGCCCAGGCGACGTCGTCGGAGTGCACGACGGCGGCCGGGGGCAGCTCTCGGGCGAGGCGCTCGGCCAGCGCGGTCTTGCCGCTTCCGCCCCTGCCATCCACGGCGATGAGCCGCGGGCGGCCGACGGGCGTGCCGGCCAGGTTCACCAACGACTGGGCGAACGCACTCAGCGGTTCGACCCGCCACGGACCGGCTGCCGGCTCACCCGGCCCGAGCTCCATCCAGCCCCAGTACCCCGCGCGGCATCGTCGACGCCCGCCGCCGTGTTACATTACAGTCGTAACGTAAAACTCCGGCGAAGGAGATGACGACGATGGCTGGATCCGTCGAGGCGAACGTGGCACTCATGCGCACCGCCTTCGAAACGCTCGAGCGTGGCGATGTGGACGCCTGCGCCAAAATGCTGACCGAAGACTTTCTCGCCAACCTTCCTGGGCTGCCCGAGCCGCTGCAGGGTCGGGAGATCTGGGAAGCGGGCACCCGGTCCATGCTCGAGGGCTTCCCCGATCTGCGGGTGGGCATCGAGGACATCTTCGGCGCCGGCGACAAGGTCGCGGTGCGCCTGCGGTTCAGTGGCACGCACACGGGACCGTTCCAGGGCGTACCCGCGACGCACCGCCGCGTCAGCTTCACCAGCATCGAGATGTACCGGATCGCGGGTGACAAGATCGCGGAGGAGTGGGTCTCGCCCGACATGATGGGCCTCATGCGGCAGCTGTCCGAACCGGCCTGAACCTCAGCGACCAGCGGCCGGCTGGACGTGCTCGAACCGCACACGATTCAGCCAGCCCGGTAGGTCGCTCAGGACGTACAGCTCGCCGTGCACGTCGGTGCCGATCGCGGTCGGCTGGGTGGGGAAGTTGCCGATGACGGCGGACTCGTAACCACCGGCCGGCTTGGGACGCACGGCGAACACCCGGGTCGAGCAGTAGTCGCTGGCCACGTAGGTGCCCCAGGCCTCGGGGGTCCGGAACCCTCGGTACACGACGCCGCCGGTCACGGAGCAGTTGTCGTTGTAGTGGTCGTACTCGAAGACGGGGTCGGTGTAGCGGCCGCCCGGCCGGCATTGCTGCGGGTCGAACACCGGGGTGCCCTCGCGGCAGGACCAGCCGAGGTTCGCCCCACGCTGCGACGGGCGGATGTGGTTGATCTCCTCGACCAGACCTTGGCCGACGTCACCGATCCACAGCGAGCCGTCGACCGGGTCGACGGAGAACCGCCACGGGTTGCGCAGGCCGTAAAGCCAGATCTCCGGCCGCGCGCCCGGCATGCGGACGAACGGATTGTCGAACGGCACGCAGTACGGCTTCGCCCCGCAGGCCCGGTTGACGTCGATCCGCACGATCTTGCCCAGCAGGGTGCCCAGGTCCTGGCCGGCCTTGAACGGGTCGTTCGCGTGGCCACCGTCCCCAAGGGACCAGTAGAGGTAGCCGTCGCGACCGAACGCCACCTGCCCGCCGTTGTGGTTGCCGTACTCGGCATGCTCCTGGGTCAGCAGCACCTGCAACCGCTCCGGAGCGCCGAGCCGCACCCGCGCGAGGGTCAGCGTGCCGGCCGGCAGGCTCGTGTAGGCAACGTAGAGGATGCCGGTCCGCGCGAAGTTCGGCGCGGGCGTGATGCCGAGCAGACCACGCTCGTTGTCGGAGGTGTCGATCCGCGCGGTCAAGTCGAGCACCGGCTCGACCGCCAGGCCGGTGTCGGGGTGGTAGGCGCGGACCCTGCCGTCCTTCTCCGCGATCAGCATCCGGCCATCCGGCAGCCCGGTGATCGCGATCGGCCGCTGCAGACCGAAGGCCACCTGCTCGGATACGACGGTGAGCTCGGTGAGTGGCACCGGCACGCGGGCCTGTGACGCGCCGGCCGCGGCGCTGCCGACGACGGGCACCGAGGCCAACAGGGACGCGGACAAAGCCAGAACGAGCAGGCGGGCCAGCATGCTGGCCGGACGACGCGACATGGTTCGGCTCCTCCAACAGAGTGGACGACGCGGATGGGAGCGTTCCCACCATACATCGATCCCCAGCGATCTCAAGCCCGCCGGAAATGTTTCGGCTGACGGTCCATAAGGGAATCGCACGGTATGGCTTTGACGGGGCGACGGCGGCCACTGCCGCCTCTGTGGCTGTTCGTCGGCGGCGGTGCGGCGGTCGTGGTTGCCTTCGCCGTCGCGACCTTCGGCGTGTGGCGCAACGACACCGCGTTGGAGGAGCGGGGAGTCGAGACGTCAGGACGGGTCGTGGCGGTGAGCGACGGCAAGATCAAGCGGGTACGCGTGGAGTTCAGCACCCCGGACGGACGCCGCGTCGAGGCGCTGGTCGGTCAGGGCGACGAGGCACGCGATCCGCGGCCGCGGGTGAACGACACCGTGCCGATCGTCTACGACCCGGACAACCCGACCGACGACGTACGCGACTCCCGTGTCGAGCCCAACCACCACATGG
Protein-coding regions in this window:
- a CDS encoding class F sortase, translated to MTNRFSWAPAAVAVGVALLVVAAVVACGAQPEPDEGADRARSLATSAPATRATSAVPVTDGGLTRRAAPVAPATITIDAIDVSATVEPTGVDPRTGDFDVPPSVDQVGWYRFGPGLDATAGSIVIAGHVDSADQGKGAFFRLGRLTEGDTVVVTGNDRKPREYTVVAREEYRKTRIPLDRYFARDGAPRLSLITCGGPFDERTRHYRDNIVVTAVPA
- a CDS encoding ester cyclase — its product is MAGSVEANVALMRTAFETLERGDVDACAKMLTEDFLANLPGLPEPLQGREIWEAGTRSMLEGFPDLRVGIEDIFGAGDKVAVRLRFSGTHTGPFQGVPATHRRVSFTSIEMYRIAGDKIAEEWVSPDMMGLMRQLSEPA
- a CDS encoding PQQ-dependent sugar dehydrogenase, producing MSRRPASMLARLLVLALSASLLASVPVVGSAAAGASQARVPVPLTELTVVSEQVAFGLQRPIAITGLPDGRMLIAEKDGRVRAYHPDTGLAVEPVLDLTARIDTSDNERGLLGITPAPNFARTGILYVAYTSLPAGTLTLARVRLGAPERLQVLLTQEHAEYGNHNGGQVAFGRDGYLYWSLGDGGHANDPFKAGQDLGTLLGKIVRIDVNRACGAKPYCVPFDNPFVRMPGARPEIWLYGLRNPWRFSVDPVDGSLWIGDVGQGLVEEINHIRPSQRGANLGWSCREGTPVFDPQQCRPGGRYTDPVFEYDHYNDNCSVTGGVVYRGFRTPEAWGTYVASDYCSTRVFAVRPKPAGGYESAVIGNFPTQPTAIGTDVHGELYVLSDLPGWLNRVRFEHVQPAAGR
- a CDS encoding DUF3592 domain-containing protein, which codes for MTGRRRPLPPLWLFVGGGAAVVVAFAVATFGVWRNDTALEERGVETSGRVVAVSDGKIKRVRVEFSTPDGRRVEALVGQGDEARDPRPRVNDTVPIVYDPDNPTDDVRDSRVEPNHHMAYTLLGVTIFGAVGVPLAAWHLAREHRRRRAASS